The segment CAAAGACCGAAGCAAGCACCGTTTCTTCAAGTGCCTCCGAACCCAACTGAGCATTGATTACGGACAGCAGGCGACGAACATCTGGACGATCGAACCTTGCTGCTTGAAACTGTGTGAGCGGGCCGCTCAAGTCGGCGGGTTCTACTCCAATCAAAAGCGGGATAACGCGAGATTGGTCAAGACTTTTGGCGAGCGCACCGGCTTCGAACATGAGCCAAGGAGCAGATAGATTTTCTCTAGTAACGCAAAGTATGCCCACTGATGACTCCTGCAATTCAGATGCAACTTCGCTGCTCCAACGAGCACCTTTCGCAATGTCATCGAGTGAGAAGTATGGTCGAGTGGCCTGCAGAACGGCGGGGAGCCATTGCCGCAGAACCTGAGCTACTTCTTTGCTAGATGTCCCCGACCAACTGAGGAAAATTTCGTAGACATTAAATTAAGAATAGAGAAAAGTTTGGGAATTGGAGGCGGCTAACTAAATATAGACGACAAAATTATGCGGCCAAACATCATCTAATCATGCAATGATTTTAGACTTTACTCAAAAATCAATCGCTTAGTATTACGCAACAAATTTGTACAATGGAGTTACCCCGTTTTCGTGGACGGTTGGCGGCTTGGGATTCAAGCCGCGTGTGGCAGCAGTTTAGGGGTTTTGTGGGTCGTGTTTATGCTCCTCTCGAATTGAACGGGTGACAAGTAGCCGAGGGATGAGTGCCGACGATGCGGGTTGTACCAGCCTTCGATGAACTCGAAGATCGCGATACGAGCCTGAGCATGCGTTTCGAAGCGCCGGCGGTCGAGCAGCTCGCATTCGAGTGTGGCGAAGAAGCTCTCGCACATCGCGAAGGCGTAAGCAGTCACCGACCGAACCCATCGAGGGGCGTACGCCGACTTGCTTACAGCGCAGGCCGAAGGCGATCGACGTGTACTGCGTGCCCTGGTCCGAGTGATGGATCACCTCGATAGGCCGGCGCTGCCAGATGGCCATGTTGAGCGCGTCCAGGATCAGCGCCGTGCGCAGGTGGTTGGCCATGGCCCAGCCGACGATGCGACGCGTGCACACGTCCAGAACGACCGCCAGGAACAGGAAGCCCGCCAGCGTCGGCACGTAGGTGATGTCGGCGACCCACAGCCGATCGGGTTGCTCGGCGGTGAAGCGACGCGCGACCAGATCGGGCGCCGGGCATGCATCACGGTCACGCACGGTGGTCTTGAAGCCCGTGCGGCGACTAATGCCTGCAAGGCCCATACGGGCCATCAGACGCGCCACGCGCTTGCGGCCCACAGGTGTGCCCGCGTCGGCCAGTTCGGCGTGAATGCGGGGCATGCCGTAGGTCTCACGCGAGCGCGTGTGGAGCTCCCGGATGCGCACCGAGAGCTGCTCGTCGGCCTGCGCCCGCCGCGACGGTAAACGCTCCAGCCACGCGT is part of the Gammaproteobacteria bacterium genome and harbors:
- a CDS encoding IS3 family transposase; translated protein: CQQPRRRYRQGERLDPVQGFEFVKANQAVYSVALLCRVLGVSASGYYAWLERLPSRRAQADEQLSVRIRELHTRSRETYGMPRIHAELADAGTPVGRKRVARLMARMGLAGISRRTGFKTTVRDRDACPAPDLVARRFTAEQPDRLWVADITYVPTLAGFLFLAVVLDVCTRRIVGWAMANHLRTALILDALNMAIWQRRPIEVIHHSDQGTQYTSIAFGLRCKQVGVRPSMGSVGDCLRLRDVRELLRHTRMRAARPPALRNACSGSYRDLRVHRRLVQPASSALIPRLLVTRSIREEHKHDPQNP